Genomic segment of Eremothecium sinecaudum strain ATCC 58844 chromosome VIII, complete sequence:
GTTATTCCTCATCAAATTCCTTAATCTGATTATAATGAAAATTTATGGTGATATTAATAGAGGGACGGTAAATGTAACTAACATCAATTTGAAATACATCGTCACCATAATTTTGATTCGTAACTTCTACCGTACGCTCACTTATATCATCTTAGAGGGGTTAACGTACCATTTTCGTATATTCTTTTCTGTACTATGTAAGTATTACCTACCAAATGGTCAAAACTGTAATAACTGTCGAGTTCTAACTGTGTAAGTTCAGAAAGTTAACCGAGTGTGTGATGATGTCACTTGGAACGAAATGCTTATGGCATCATAAATTAAACATAAATATATAATGTATGGGTGTGTTGATGTATGGGTGTTACAGTCACTCCGTCTGTCTCTAACTTGTTAGGTTGTTTATAATGGACCAACTCACTTAAGATGACGAGGTCATACTAGTGTAAAAGATTAAGGTTTTATAGAATAGAAAATGGTGTTAACTAGAGAACAACCGCACTTCTTTGGTGCAGGTCCAGCTCAGCTACCCACTGTAGTGTTACAGCAAGCGGCAGCAGACTTAATTGACTATCAGGGGTTAGGTTTGGGTATAGGAGAGATTTCTCACCGTTCCAAGGAAGCTGGGAAAGTGATTGATGACTGTAAGAAGCACGTCAAAGAATTACTAGGAGTCCCAGAGACCTTTGAAGTGTTTTTTATGCAGGGAGGTGGTACCACAGGTTTTTCTTCTATTGCGTCGAATTTGACAGCGGCAAAGGTTGGCAGAGACCAGAAACCGGGTACAGCTGCTTATCTGGTGACCGGTGCATGGTCTGAGAAGGCAGTTCAAGAGGCAGAACGGTTGGGTATTTCTACAGAGGTGATTTTCAATACGAAGAAGGCGTCAGGTGATTTTGTCAGTATCCCAGCTACTTCAGAATGGGTTGACAAGGTGACGGCGGATAAGCACTCTTATGTTTACCTATGTGAGAATGAGACTGTCCACGGTGTGGAATGGCCAGAAGTTCCTCTTGAATTGGCTGCTAAAGGTGTTCCAGTGGTTGCTGATCTTTCTTCAAACATTTTCTCCCGTGAGATTGACGTTAACCGGTACGACTTGATCATGGCCGGCGCCCAAAAGAACATTGGTTTGGCCGGTTTGACGATATATATTATCCGTAAGACATTGCTGGAGGACATTAGCAAGGTTCCAGAGTCGCAGCTCCGTGATATGGGCGTGCCTATTGCCCCAATTGCTTCTCACTACCCTACTGTTGTGAAGAACAATTCTGCATACAACACCATTCCAATCTTTACGTTGCATATAATTGACCTAGTTTTGCAACACTTGCTCAAACGTGGTGGTCTGCAGAGCCAGCAGAGTGTTAACGAAGAAAAGGCTAAGATGCTTTATGAAGCATTGGACCAACACTCAGATTTTTACAACTTGCCGGTTGACAAAAAGGTCAGATCGAAAATGAATGTAATTTTCACTTTGAAGAAGGATGGTTTGAATGATAAGTTTGTCGAAGAAGCTGCGAAATTGCGTTTGACAGGTTTGAAGGGACACAGAAGCGTTGGAGGATTCAGagcttccttgtataaTGCAGTGGACATTTC
This window contains:
- the SER1 gene encoding O-phospho-L-serine:2-oxoglutarate transaminase (Syntenic homolog of Ashbya gossypii AGR288W; Syntenic homolog of Saccharomyces cerevisiae YOR184W (SER1)); this translates as MVLTREQPHFFGAGPAQLPTVVLQQAAADLIDYQGLGLGIGEISHRSKEAGKVIDDCKKHVKELLGVPETFEVFFMQGGGTTGFSSIASNLTAAKVGRDQKPGTAAYLVTGAWSEKAVQEAERLGISTEVIFNTKKASGDFVSIPATSEWVDKVTADKHSYVYLCENETVHGVEWPEVPLELAAKGVPVVADLSSNIFSREIDVNRYDLIMAGAQKNIGLAGLTIYIIRKTLLEDISKVPESQLRDMGVPIAPIASHYPTVVKNNSAYNTIPIFTLHIIDLVLQHLLKRGGLQSQQSVNEEKAKMLYEALDQHSDFYNLPVDKKVRSKMNVIFTLKKDGLNDKFVEEAAKLRLTGLKGHRSVGGFRASLYNAVDISSVRLLADFVVRFAQENAQ